The sequence TCCTGCACTTCTTCAACCTTGGAGAAATGGCGGATAACAATGGGGCGATTACGCACGGTTTTTTGAGCCAATGGAGCTAACTCGGCTTCAACAGAACTCCTCCCAAGCACCCCTATCACCAGGGGAGACTGCTCATCAGTGAAGGTCTCCTCGGGCCATTGGATAAATTTGGCAAAATTATAAAGGTAAGCCACCTTCAGCTTGTCTTCAGAGGACGGAGCTGCCCCCTGTCCTGGGAGAACAAAACAAAAGATACAGACCAGATTTATGAGAGAAACAATACGTCTCAATGGGTTCCAGTTGTCATTCAAAATTTCCAGGTCAGCTTTGCGTAGACACTCTGGCCGATTTCAGTGGCCGGAATAAAATAATCGTGTACAAACTCCAGGTGATCTGATTCCAGGAGGTTTTGCCCAACCAACATCAATTCGAGCTGTTCAACAGGTGTCCAGATAAAATTGAGATCCAGGGCAACATAGTCATCCACTACAATTCCGGTAGAGTAGGTGGCCAGTCCAGCGGCAGCCAGCTGATCGACATAGCGTGCCCAGAAGTTGAAACGAAGTGTTTCACTCAACTCCATGGACGAATGTAATGATATCTGATGCTCCGGACTTGATCCTTCCGCAACAAGTTCACTGATGGATCCCCCATAGTTCATTGCAACGCTTGAGGTCATCTGCAGATTAATGTAGCTGTAAGAGAGTTCGGTAGCCAGCCAGGAAAGAGGCTTCCATCGACTGCTGATCTCCAGGCCATAACTCTGTCCTTCTAAACCATTCACAAAGAGAACAGACACCGGATTCTCCGGCAGATAATCAGTCAGGTTTTTATAGTCATTATAAAACAGCGCCATATCCACAGAAAAATCACTGCATGGCGAGTAGCGGTAGCCCCCTTCATAGGCAATAACTTCCTCTGCCTCCAGCTCTGGATTACCATAAACTGAAACCATGGAAAACGGTGGAGTGGGGAGAGGCCCAGAGACAATACGCCCGCCATCTTCTACCCTTGAAGGGGTTCGAACCGCACGGGAAACTGCAGTCCAGATGTTATTCCCCGGATTCACTTTCCAGAGAAGACGGATACTGGGCTGGATTTCAACTCCTGTGTAAACGTTGTGCTCCACTTTTGTGCCAAGAGTGAGCTTGATCCCGTCTTCGAACAGGCCGATCTCATCCTGGATAAAGCCGCTGAAGAGTTCACTGGTCTGTTCAGCTGGTTCAATACCAACTGTATAGGAATTACTAAACTCGTCAGAAATATTCCGATAGCCTAAACCCCAGACGATATCGTTCTTTGTCCACTTGAAATGATGCTGAAAATCGAAATCCACGGTGTGGTGTTTCTGGCCAAGGTAGGTTTCATCCCGCTCGGTTACATCAAAATATGCCTGAAAGGTCCAGCTGTTTGTCTCAGACAGCTTGTGCTGCCAGCGACCGAGCAGATTATAACCGTCACTTTTAATCTGGTCATCAACGGTTAACGGCAGGGGTGTTCCCTCGGCCCATATTGGGAATACGAGTTGGCTGTCATCTCCCTGATACAGGTCTCCCTGCAGAGTCCAGTTATTTTGCAACCCGATATCTCCATCCAGGCGAACCCCAGCACTGGAAAGCTGTGAATCATCGTGGGCATCCGTTTCATCAGCCAGTAACTGATAGGAGTCCCGATCATGCCGGTGAAGGTAAAATCGGCCATAGGTGTCATTGTTTACCTGTGTTCCGTAACGTAAAGATACAATACCGGTTTCATGGTTTCCGGCAGCGACACTGACCAGCCCCCCCTGGGTGTCGGAAGATTGTTTTGTGATGATATTAATGATGCCGTTCACAGCATTGGCGCCCCAGAGAGTTGCCCCGGGGCCTCGGATAACTTCAATCCGCTCCACATCCTCCAGCACCACATTCTGCACATCCCAGTACACTCCGGAGTAGGATGGCGTATAGACGCTGCGACCATCGATCTGTACCAGCAGTTTATTGGAGAACACCCCATTGAAACCACGGGAAGTGATAGCCCATTTAGTAGCAGTCATCCTCGAAACCTGCAGGCCGGGTGCCATGCGAAGTGCCTCGGGTATGGAAGTGGCACCCGAGTTGTGGATAGCTGCCTGGTCGATCACATAAACTGCAGCCGCTACATCACCAAGATTCTGAGCCTTACGGCCGGCCGAGGTGATCTGGATCTCCATCAGCTCGGAGAGATCCAGATCGAGCATCTCTTCCTCCGCAGCCCAGAGTGCAGCAGGAGTGCTTATCAGCAAAATGCAGGACAGCATCATACCTGTTTTTAACTTTCGAATTATATGAGACATCTGGTTTTCCATAACAAATATAATCAGTACAAATCATCTTTTACTATTGTTTCACAAGAGAGTATTAATCCCACCTATAAAAATAAAATTGACATTTTTTTCACAGCAACAAGTCCTTTCACTCTGGGCTTAAAGCAGAGTTGATCCCCTCTCGGAGTTCTTTCATGTCAAATGGTTTTGACACCGCTGCACAAAATCCATAATCACGATAATGAGAAAGAACCTGGTCGTTCGAGTAGCCACTGGAAACTATTATTTTTGCTTCAGGAGCCAGTTGCAGCAGTTTACGGGCAGCTTCCTTTCCCCCCATGCCACCGGGAATAGTAAGATCCATAATTACAAGATCAACAGGTGTCCCCTTCGCCTCCATCTCCTGATATAACCGTATTGCCTCATTACCATCAACGGCAAGAATTGCCTCGTGACCAAGGGAGGCAAGTTGCGCCTCAACCAATACACGGATCATCTTATCATCATCCATCACCATAATCCTGGATGCCCTTGGCAATGGCATGCTTTTCTCATTTTTGTTAGTGCTGCAAACAGCACCGGGGTCAGCCGGGAGATAAATGTTAAAGGTCGTTCCCTGACCGGGACTCGAATGAACCGTTATACTTCCATGATGCTTTAGAATAATCGTATGACTGATAGCCAGCCCTAAACCATTGCCCTCTTCTTTCGTACTGAAATAGGGGTCGAAGATGTTATTTATAATTTCCTGCGGAATCCCCGATCCGCTATCTTGGAGAGTAATGCGGACAAAGAAATCATCACTATGCCTGCTCACCAGAAGCTCGGAAGAACCGGCTTCAATGTTCTCACAGCTGATGTTCATTGTCCCACCCAGCGGCATGGCATGTATGGCGTTAATGACCAGATTCTGTATAACCTGGCTGACCTGTCCACTATCCACCTGAACCATCCATAAATCATCCGGAAAAAAATACTCACAGGAAACCTTGGAGCCATGGAGAACAAAATCTGCTGATTCCTGAATAAGCTGGGCCAAAGCAGTGCATTCCTTTACCGGTTCACCTCCTTTTGAAAAAGTTAAGAGCTGCTGAGTCAGTTTTGTCGCCCTTTTGGCAGCCTTTTGAGCGTCTGCAAGAAGAGAAAATGCTGTATCATTCTTTTTAAGGTGTGCTGTAGCGAGCTCAATATTTCCAAGGATAACTGAAAGAATATTATTAAAATCATGGGCAATCCCTCCGGCAAGGACCCCAACCGATTCAAGTTTTTTGGCCCTGAAGAGTTCTTCCTCCATCTGCTGTTTCTCTGTAATATCGCGTGCGAGCATAAGGAAATGAAAGGATGTCTCTGAGACCTGTTTCTTAGAAGTGGAAAGTTCAAACCAGTGCTCTCCTTCTGCCAGGGGCAGCCTGATTATCTGGCCATGAGATATACCCTGCTCTGCAGCTTTCTCAATAGCCTCCATCACCACCCTGGAGGCATCAGCGGGAAGGATCTCGCTCACCGTATGCCCCAGAAGGATCTCTTCTTGAGCAGCCAGAAGCGTTGCATCCTGAGCCCAGATTTCGATATATTTCCCTCTTCTGTCGAGCTCGAACATAAGATCTGGAATGGCAAGCAAGGTAGCATCGAGATCGGCATTGGCCCTTCGCAGCTGTTCTTCAGTGGATTCCCGACTCTCAATTTCCTTCATCAGTTCCTGGTTTCTCTCCTGTAATTCAAGAGTGCCACGAACAATCAGTCCTTCTCTCTCATCGATTTCATCGTTCAGCTCGTCAATTAAAAGCGCATTCTCTTCCTGCAGTCGTATTGACCGCAGAATGTTTTTATTTAGATTGCGGGCAAACAGAATCGTCATGATCAGGTATATGGTCACCGCAAGCGCCAGCCATTGATAAGAACTGTCCTGGTAACAAAACAGGTTACCAGCCAAAACTGCTCCCTGGGGGAGGATATAGAGGATAACAGCCGGCAGGGAAGCAGCCAGAACAGGAACAGCCACACTGATAACCCCAAACGCCAGGAAGACCAGTGCAGCAAAAACGAAAGGATCATTCTCGTCATTGAGAAGGAAATATACCAGACTCCAGGCTACTCCAACCAGCCCGCACCCAACACAATAGGAAACTAACCAGCCTGAAGAAGAGCGTAATTCCGGTCGTTTTTTTCTAAGATACCACAGTCCGATACGGTATGAAGCCGTAACAAACAAAGCCAACAACCACACAAGGAGAAGAGGCGAATCCAGACGTGGCTGCAATAAAGAGTAATAAAGAAAAGAGACGAGGAAGATGACTGTGTTGGACACGGGGGCCTGCATATACAGCAGACGGACTCGTTCATCCTCAACAAAAGATGACTTCGAAAGAGAATTACCAGCAGAAAATGCGGGGTGAGATTCTGTCATTTGTGAAGATCTCTGGTCATCAAAGCAAGACAAAGCCTGCTCCCGTGAGTACTTCGCTGAAGTAGTTTTCTAACTGCAGACTGGCAGCAAACACTTCGTTCTAAGCTCAGCTTCTAACATTTGTTCAAATAATTTTCGATACGAGCTTTATTTACTCAGAATCTCATAAAAGCTATCCATTGGTCAAGCACAATCACAGAAAAAAACCAGCACAGAAACCATAATCACATGATATTATAAACAAAAAATCAAAAAGAACCATGAAAGGCAATGACTGAATTTTTGTCACGGCTCATTATCTGTTGAGCAACTTTTGCCGGAACGACTTCATAGCCATCTCCGGATTTAACGATTGCCAGCTGTCCACGACTCAGCTGTTCCGTCATTTCTTCCGAAACGAATATCCGTTCTATTTTACTCTGCACTACAAAGTGGTACGGGTCACCACTGTCATCGCGATCCAGCTTGTTTTGCTCTATAAGTTGTTTCACCTGTGCCTTTTGCTCGCGCTGCAGCTTTTCCGCAGCATGTTTTCGATTCAGTTCACGGTTACGTTCTGCCTGAGCTGCCTGCTCCTCCCTGGCCCGGCTACTGATCTGAACCGAAGAATCTTCCTTTTTCTGCTTGCGATTAAGATGTTTTTCACGTTTCACCTTGTTGGCCTGCTTCTTGTTGACCAGCCCGGCCTTCAGAAGCTGATCCTGAAATGGATTTCCCATGGTTTTTATTTCCTTTACAAAGTAATCTGTCTGATCTGAAAATGCGGGAGTGCTGTAACTCTCCTGAAAATACTTTAACCGACAAAGCATCCTTACAACAGTTTTTCTTTATCCCGAGAATTCCATGATCCATTTGAACAATATCTCCAAACAATACGGAAGCCAGATTATCCTGAACAAATCCAGTCTTCAGATCCTGCCGGGGGTCCGAACCGGACTCGTTGGACCGAATGGTGCTGGAAAAAGTACTATATTCCGCCTGATAACTGGCGAAGAAGAGGTCGATAGTGGCGAAATATCCTGCTCAAAGAAAACAGTACTCGGCTATTTTTCCCAGGAAACAGGAGAGATGGCCGGACGCTCGGCACTGGAAGAAACCATGTCTGCCGTGGCCGAAGTGATGGCACTTGCCGAAGAAATTGCAGAGATGGAAACAGCCATGGCGGTACCCATGGCCGATGACGAGCTGACCGCACTGCTTGAGCGGTACGGAGATGCTCAAGAAGAATTTGAACACCGGGGCGGTTATGACCTTGAAACCCGTGCTAAATCTGTCCTCACCGGGCTTGGCATCGGGCCGGATGATTTTAATCGTCCGGTTGAATCCTTCAGTGGTGGCTGGAAAATGCGCATTGCCCTTGCTAAAATTCTTACCATCAACCCCGATGTCCTCCTCCTCGATGAACCCACCAATCATCTTGACATCGAATCCATCCTGTGGCTTGAGGGGTGGCTCAAAGATGATTTCAAGGGTGCATTGCTCATGACAAGCCATGATCGAACCTTTATGAACTCTATTGTCAGCCGCATCGTAGAAGTTTCCAACAAAACGGCAACAACCTATGGAGGGAACTACGACTTTTATCTCCAGGAACGGGAAATTCGGCGTAAAAACCTTCTCGCCAGCTATCGCAGACAACAGGAGATGCTGGCCAAAGAAGAAGATTTTATTGCCCGCTTTGCAGCACGGGTCTCCCATGCCGCCCAGGTGCAATCACGTATAAAAAAACTGGAGAAGATAGAACGCATCGAATTACCGCCTGAACAGAAAACCATGCGTTTCAGCTTTCCAGAACCTCCTCGCAGTGGAGACGATGTGGTTGCCATGGAAGAACTCGGCAAATCATGGGATCTGGAAGATGGTGGTAAAAAAGATGTATTCAGCGGAGTGAGCGGTATGATCCGGCGCCAGGAAAAGATCGCGGTGGTCGGAGT comes from Desulfocapsa sulfexigens DSM 10523 and encodes:
- a CDS encoding YfiR family protein, with protein sequence MNDNWNPLRRIVSLINLVCIFCFVLPGQGAAPSSEDKLKVAYLYNFAKFIQWPEETFTDEQSPLVIGVLGRSSVEAELAPLAQKTVRNRPIVIRHFSKVEEVQECHLLYISMPPLKSVGKVLQVLGSKAIVTVGDATDFAAQGGVVQFVTLRERLRFLVNLEYALKNHIKIDSQLLSLAVEVVGRAK
- a CDS encoding TonB-dependent receptor plug domain-containing protein yields the protein MSHIIRKLKTGMMLSCILLISTPAALWAAEEEMLDLDLSELMEIQITSAGRKAQNLGDVAAAVYVIDQAAIHNSGATSIPEALRMAPGLQVSRMTATKWAITSRGFNGVFSNKLLVQIDGRSVYTPSYSGVYWDVQNVVLEDVERIEVIRGPGATLWGANAVNGIINIITKQSSDTQGGLVSVAAGNHETGIVSLRYGTQVNNDTYGRFYLHRHDRDSYQLLADETDAHDDSQLSSAGVRLDGDIGLQNNWTLQGDLYQGDDSQLVFPIWAEGTPLPLTVDDQIKSDGYNLLGRWQHKLSETNSWTFQAYFDVTERDETYLGQKHHTVDFDFQHHFKWTKNDIVWGLGYRNISDEFSNSYTVGIEPAEQTSELFSGFIQDEIGLFEDGIKLTLGTKVEHNVYTGVEIQPSIRLLWKVNPGNNIWTAVSRAVRTPSRVEDGGRIVSGPLPTPPFSMVSVYGNPELEAEEVIAYEGGYRYSPCSDFSVDMALFYNDYKNLTDYLPENPVSVLFVNGLEGQSYGLEISSRWKPLSWLATELSYSYINLQMTSSVAMNYGGSISELVAEGSSPEHQISLHSSMELSETLRFNFWARYVDQLAAAGLATYSTGIVVDDYVALDLNFIWTPVEQLELMLVGQNLLESDHLEFVHDYFIPATEIGQSVYAKLTWKF
- a CDS encoding ATP-binding protein; this translates as MTESHPAFSAGNSLSKSSFVEDERVRLLYMQAPVSNTVIFLVSFLYYSLLQPRLDSPLLLVWLLALFVTASYRIGLWYLRKKRPELRSSSGWLVSYCVGCGLVGVAWSLVYFLLNDENDPFVFAALVFLAFGVISVAVPVLAASLPAVILYILPQGAVLAGNLFCYQDSSYQWLALAVTIYLIMTILFARNLNKNILRSIRLQEENALLIDELNDEIDEREGLIVRGTLELQERNQELMKEIESRESTEEQLRRANADLDATLLAIPDLMFELDRRGKYIEIWAQDATLLAAQEEILLGHTVSEILPADASRVVMEAIEKAAEQGISHGQIIRLPLAEGEHWFELSTSKKQVSETSFHFLMLARDITEKQQMEEELFRAKKLESVGVLAGGIAHDFNNILSVILGNIELATAHLKKNDTAFSLLADAQKAAKRATKLTQQLLTFSKGGEPVKECTALAQLIQESADFVLHGSKVSCEYFFPDDLWMVQVDSGQVSQVIQNLVINAIHAMPLGGTMNISCENIEAGSSELLVSRHSDDFFVRITLQDSGSGIPQEIINNIFDPYFSTKEEGNGLGLAISHTIILKHHGSITVHSSPGQGTTFNIYLPADPGAVCSTNKNEKSMPLPRASRIMVMDDDKMIRVLVEAQLASLGHEAILAVDGNEAIRLYQEMEAKGTPVDLVIMDLTIPGGMGGKEAARKLLQLAPEAKIIVSSGYSNDQVLSHYRDYGFCAAVSKPFDMKELREGINSALSPE
- a CDS encoding DUF2058 domain-containing protein; the encoded protein is MGNPFQDQLLKAGLVNKKQANKVKREKHLNRKQKKEDSSVQISSRAREEQAAQAERNRELNRKHAAEKLQREQKAQVKQLIEQNKLDRDDSGDPYHFVVQSKIERIFVSEEMTEQLSRGQLAIVKSGDGYEVVPAKVAQQIMSRDKNSVIAFHGSF
- a CDS encoding ABC-F family ATP-binding cassette domain-containing protein; this encodes MIHLNNISKQYGSQIILNKSSLQILPGVRTGLVGPNGAGKSTIFRLITGEEEVDSGEISCSKKTVLGYFSQETGEMAGRSALEETMSAVAEVMALAEEIAEMETAMAVPMADDELTALLERYGDAQEEFEHRGGYDLETRAKSVLTGLGIGPDDFNRPVESFSGGWKMRIALAKILTINPDVLLLDEPTNHLDIESILWLEGWLKDDFKGALLMTSHDRTFMNSIVSRIVEVSNKTATTYGGNYDFYLQEREIRRKNLLASYRRQQEMLAKEEDFIARFAARVSHAAQVQSRIKKLEKIERIELPPEQKTMRFSFPEPPRSGDDVVAMEELGKSWDLEDGGKKDVFSGVSGMIRRQEKIAVVGVNGAGKSTFLKVLAGETQATEGSITLGANVSVGYFSQHSMDVLDGNRTVFETLQEVMPQDHIGTIRNLCAAFLFQGDDADKRISLLSGGEKSRVVLATLLARPLNFLILDEPTNHLDMQSREILLEELQKFTGTVLLVSHDRHFLHSLVDHVMEIDHGEMRLYGGSYDYYLRKSVALQE